The following are encoded in a window of Gammaproteobacteria bacterium genomic DNA:
- a CDS encoding 16S rRNA (uracil(1498)-N(3))-methyltransferase, whose product MRCEPEPGADAAGTLAAGAFGDGVPRLFVAQPLVGGGSLLLSKAPQRHYLLRVLRLRPGAPLRLFDGSGGAYCARIAAVRQSGVELAVGGFLPGERESPLRLRLLQGVCRGRRMDYALQKAVELGVWRIVPALTRRCGARLAGARLRTRMAHWRGIVVAACEQCGRNRVPEIESPVPLSELLANEAPLTGIYFAPGAARSLAGLPPPGARMDILVGPEGGLSGEENAAAAAAGLAPVALGPRVLRAETATAAALSACQVLWGDLAAPQSAPQSAPQSAAESAAAPPQRRRVGGQGGERIAVAPDPGVGGARR is encoded by the coding sequence TTGCGGTGCGAACCTGAACCGGGAGCGGACGCAGCCGGAACGCTGGCGGCCGGCGCCTTCGGGGACGGGGTTCCCCGCCTGTTCGTCGCGCAGCCGTTGGTCGGCGGCGGCTCCCTGCTGTTGTCCAAAGCGCCGCAACGGCACTACCTGTTGCGGGTGTTGCGCCTGCGGCCCGGGGCGCCGCTGCGCCTGTTCGACGGCAGCGGCGGCGCATATTGCGCCCGCATCGCCGCCGTCCGCCAGAGCGGCGTAGAGCTCGCCGTGGGCGGGTTCCTGCCGGGGGAGCGCGAGTCGCCGTTGCGGCTTCGGTTGCTGCAGGGCGTCTGCCGCGGCCGGCGCATGGACTACGCCTTGCAGAAAGCGGTGGAATTGGGGGTGTGGCGCATCGTCCCGGCGCTTACCCGGCGCTGCGGCGCGCGCCTGGCCGGTGCGCGGTTGCGGACTCGCATGGCGCACTGGCGCGGGATCGTCGTCGCGGCCTGCGAACAGTGCGGGCGCAACCGGGTGCCGGAGATCGAATCCCCCGTTCCGTTGTCCGAATTGCTGGCCAACGAGGCGCCTCTGACGGGTATTTATTTCGCCCCCGGCGCCGCCCGCTCCCTGGCCGGTCTGCCGCCGCCGGGCGCGCGGATGGATATCCTGGTCGGTCCGGAAGGCGGCCTGTCCGGCGAGGAAAACGCCGCCGCCGCCGCCGCCGGCCTGGCGCCGGTCGCGCTGGGGCCGCGAGTGTTGCGCGCCGAGACGGCGACGGCGGCGGCGCTGAGCGCCTGTCAGGTACTGTGGGGCGACCTTGCGGCGCCCCAATCCGCGCCCCAGTCTGCGCCCCAATCCGCGGCGGAGTCCGCGGCGGCGCCTCCGCAGCGGCGGCGCGTCGGCGGGCAGGGCGGGGAACGGATTGCCGTCGCGCCCGACCCGGGAGTCGGCGGAGCCCGGCGGTAG
- the ccsA gene encoding cytochrome c biogenesis protein CcsA, whose protein sequence is MIFQQVGISLLVLLYVALTICVLRLPPAGERPLPARWPLLAVSAVGLLLHCACSYPVAAAAIGGSAGLGGAALLAALPAALLATAALPFPRAAALSALGYPAAALGLLAALFLPVQDGASYRLTPGFPLHLALSVLALGCMLMASLQAVAMAVQRRRLRRRPALPALPWLPSLQSMEELLFRSIVLGFFLLSLSLVTGLSFSIDLLRPPLAYKTLLSLLAWTIFGVLLWGQWVQGWRGRRVARWTLAGCVILLLAYSVTKIVFIQA, encoded by the coding sequence GTGATATTCCAGCAGGTCGGCATTTCCCTGCTCGTTCTCCTGTATGTGGCGCTGACGATTTGCGTCCTGCGCCTGCCGCCTGCCGGGGAGCGCCCCTTGCCGGCCCGTTGGCCGCTGTTGGCAGTGAGCGCCGTCGGTCTGCTGTTGCACTGCGCTTGCTCGTACCCGGTGGCGGCCGCCGCCATCGGCGGCTCGGCAGGGCTCGGGGGCGCCGCCCTGCTGGCGGCCTTGCCGGCCGCGTTGCTGGCCACCGCCGCGCTGCCGTTCCCGCGGGCCGCCGCCCTGTCGGCGCTTGGCTATCCGGCGGCCGCGCTGGGGCTGCTGGCCGCGCTGTTCCTGCCCGTGCAAGACGGCGCTTCTTATCGTCTTACGCCCGGGTTTCCCCTGCATCTGGCCTTGTCCGTACTGGCATTGGGCTGCATGCTGATGGCGAGCCTGCAGGCGGTGGCGATGGCGGTGCAGCGACGGCGGCTGCGTCGCCGTCCGGCCCTGCCCGCGCTGCCGTGGCTGCCTTCCCTGCAATCTATGGAGGAACTGCTGTTTCGCAGCATCGTGCTGGGCTTCTTCCTGCTGAGCCTCAGCCTGGTGACGGGACTCTCCTTCTCCATAGACCTGCTGCGGCCGCCGCTGGCGTACAAGACCTTGCTGTCCCTGCTGGCCTGGACCATCTTCGGCGTCCTGCTTTGGGGCCAGTGGGTGCAGGGTTGGCGCGGGCGGCGCGTCGCGCGCTGGACGCTGGCCGGCTGCGTGATCTTGCTGCTGGCCTACTCCGTTACCAAAATCGTCTTTATTCAGGCCTGA
- a CDS encoding AAA family ATPase, whose amino-acid sequence MSNSSTLPARAQARELARRLQEPRRFVQVVAGARQVGKTTLVRQVAARAGLPARYASADEPTLRGGDWLEQQWEAARMLAGEAGRKGALLVLDEVQKITQWSETVKRLWDADTHTGRRLKVILLGSAPLLIQRGLSESLAGRFEALHLPHWSFSEMRRAFGWSLERYLFYGAYPGAAPLVRQPARWARYILDSLVETTLSRDVLLLSRVNKPALLR is encoded by the coding sequence ATGAGTAATTCGTCAACACTCCCGGCCCGCGCCCAGGCCAGAGAACTGGCCCGGCGCCTGCAAGAGCCGCGCCGGTTTGTCCAGGTCGTCGCCGGGGCGCGGCAGGTGGGCAAGACTACGCTGGTCAGGCAGGTCGCGGCGCGAGCCGGCCTGCCGGCCCGCTATGCCAGCGCGGATGAGCCGACTTTGCGCGGCGGCGATTGGCTGGAGCAGCAGTGGGAGGCGGCGCGGATGCTGGCCGGCGAGGCGGGCAGGAAAGGGGCGCTGCTTGTCCTTGACGAGGTGCAAAAGATTACGCAGTGGTCCGAGACCGTCAAACGCTTGTGGGACGCCGATACGCATACGGGACGGCGGCTGAAAGTCATCCTGCTCGGCTCCGCCCCGCTGTTGATTCAGCGCGGCTTGAGCGAGAGCCTCGCCGGTCGGTTCGAGGCGCTGCACCTGCCGCACTGGAGTTTCAGCGAAATGCGGCGGGCATTCGGCTGGTCGCTGGAGCGGTATCTTTTTTACGGCGCTTATCCCGGCGCGGCGCCGCTGGTCAGGCAGCCGGCGCGCTGGGCGCGTTACATTCTGGACTCGCTGGTCGAAACCACTCTCTCGCGCGATGTGCTGCTGCTGTCGCGCGTGAACAAGCCGGCGCTGCTGCGCA